A region of the Mycobacterium sp. NBC_00419 genome:
CTTCTCCGCCTCGAATTCCGCCTCGGTCAGGGCACCCGAATCGCGCAACGCAGCAATAGTTTTCAGCTGCTCGAGCCGTACGCCCTGATCGGTCGGGGTAAACGGGTCGACGGGCGCGAGGGCGGTGGGCAGGTCCTGAAGGCCCACGCCCGGCGATCCGCCGCCGCGCATGCGCTTGAACACCCGCGACAGGAGCACGTCGAGCAACCCCACCCCGAAGATCGCGGCGAACACCCAGTGCAGATAGTCGTAGTCACTCTCGTGCCCGAACGCCAGCCGCGGGTTGATGTAGCCGTTGACGTCGCCACCCGTCCGAATCCCGTAGACGCCTGCCACCGGAACCTGTGCGGTCCAGATCCGCAGATGGGTGTCGCTGTTGACCGTCGTTGTACCACTGCGGCTTTCGGTGAGCACCGGATCCGCTGCACCGTCGGGCGGGATGATGCTCAGCTTCAACGCGGGCACCGGGAAACTTCCCGAGGTCGACCCGGTCACCGAGGTGTGGAAGCTGATCTGCACCTCACCGGCAGGCAGCTCGACCTGACCCGATCCCGGGATCGGAACCTCGCCGTAGGCGTCGAACTCGTCGAGGACGAACGCGTTGAGTGCCATCACGATGATGAACCCGATCCCGCCAACAAGCATCGTGATGATTCCGCAGACGGCCATGATGCGCGAGACCGACCAGGTGCCCTTCATGGCGGGAAGTGTGTCACGCCGGGCTCTGGGCCGCCGCACCAATCAGCCAGGTTCGCAGACCGGCGCGCAGGCCGTCGGCGAAGCGGCACGCCGGATCGGGAAGGCCGAGCTCCTGGACCGCCTGTCGCACCGGCTCGGTGGGCACCGAGAACGGATACGTGCCCGCCACCAGCGACAGAATGCCCTCGCCGAGGAAACCCACGAACTCCTCGGCCAGCCACGGCAGCTGCCTGCCGACGACGCCCGAGAGCTCGGCGATCGTCTGCACGGCCCGAACCTTGAAGTCCCTGGCGAACTCGACCGAGATGTTGCGCTCCAGAACCCCGGCCATCGCGCCCAGCAGCTCGCACAGCATGGCGCGCTGCACCAGCGAGTCCGCGATAACGTCTGCTACTCGAATCTCGTTGGCGTAATCCGGTTTCCGGGTGCGCGGTCGACCCAGGCGCTGCTCCAGGTCTACCAGCCAGGACCGGCACTCCTCGTCGAGCACCTCCAGGAAGATCGCTTCGCGGCTCTCGAAGTAGCGCAGCACGTTCGACTTGGCCAGGCCCACCCGTTCGCTGATATCGCGCAGGGTGACCTCGTCGACCCCGCCGGCAGCCAGCGCCTCGCGCGCGGCGGCCAGGATGGCCGTGCGGCGGGCGGCCAGCTGCTCGGGCCGGCGGGCCCGCTGGAAGGTCGACGTCACAGCCATGAATTTAGCAGACCACCGTTCTATTGTTATCAGACCAGCGTTCTGTTAATGTCACCGGCATGGCTGACCTCTCCCTCACCGTTCCCGACCTGTCCGGAAAACTCGCCGTCGTCACCGGCGCCAACAGCGGCCTTGGCCTCGGCGTGACCAAACGCTTCGCCGCCGCCGGCGCCGAGGTGATCATGGCGATCCGCAACCACGCCAAGGGCGAAGCCGCGGCCGCCGAGATCCGCGCCGCCGTCCCGGCCGCGAAGCTGACCCTCAAGAACATCGACCTGTCCTCGCTGGCCAGCGTCGCCGCCCTCGGCGTGGAACTCAACGCCGAGGGACGCCCGATCGACATCCTCGTCAACAACGCCGGTGTTATGCAGCCACCCGAGCGCGACACCACCTCCGACGGCTTCGAGCTTCAGTTCGGCGCCAACCATCTGGGCCATTTCGCTCTGACCGCCCACGTCCTGCCGCTGCTGCGGGCCGCCCAGAGTGCCCGCGTCGTGTCGCTGAGCAGCCTGGCCGCCCGGCTCGGCGGCATCAACTTCGACGATCCCAACTTCGAACGCAGCTACTCGGCCAACGCCGCCTACTCGCAGTCCAAGAGCGCGACGCTGATGTTCGCCATCGAACTCGACCGGCTCAGCCGCCAGCACGGCTGGGGCGTGATGTCCAACGCCGCTCACCCCGGCCTGTGCAAGACCAACCTGCAGATCAGCGGACCGTCACACGGGCGGGACAAGCCCACCGCCATCGCGCGGTTCTACCAGTTCAGCTGGCGCTACATGCCGTTCATGTGGCAGGAGGTCGACGAGGGCATCATCCCGACCCTGTACGCCGCGGTCGACCCGAACGCCCAGGGCGGCAAGTTCTACGGACCCACCGGATTCATGGAGATGGTCGGCGGCGGGGCCAAGGAGGGCAAGATCCTGCCCCGCGCCACCGACGCCGAGGGCTGCCGCCGGCTCTGGCAGATCTCCGAGAAGCTCACCGGGGTGAGTTATCCGAACAATTGACCGTCGGACGACTACCGTCACCTGCTGACAAGCAAGTACGGGAGGTCGCCATGTCACCTGACGAAACCAAGCCCTCCGGCGGCGCGGTGCAGCGTTTCGCGCTGCGTTACTGGCTGGCCATCCTGCTGGTGGCGCTCGCCGCGGTCTTCATCGGCCAGAACCGCGATCGCCAGCAGGTACATGTTCTGTGGATCACCGTGGAGTCACCGATGTGGCTGCTACTGACGGCGATGCTCGTTGTGGGCGTCGTCGTCGGTCTGCTGTTGCACCGCCGTCGCCGAGCCTGATGTGCCCGAGTCCAGCTTCGTGGTGCGCCCACAGCCGATGGACAGCGCCACCTACACCGCCTCCTCGCGCCTGCAGGCAGCCGGATTACGCTCTGCCATAGAACTTTTCGAGCAAGCCGCCCGAACCGTTCCGCTGCCCAGAGCACCACAGCCGATCGCGATCGCCGACTACGGCGCGGCCAACGGCTTCAACTCCCTGCTGCCCATCTGCGCGGCCATCGCGATCGTGCGGCAACGCACCCGCGCCGACCACGCCATCCTGGTAGCCCACACCGACGTCCCCGACAACGACTTCACCGCGCTGTTCGCCACGTTGGCCGACGACCAGGACAGCTACCTGAAGCGGGATTCCGCAACCTTCGCCTCAGCTGTCGGACGTTCGTTCTACGCGCAGATCCTGCCCTCGGACAGCATCGCTCTGGGCTGGAGTTCGTGGGCCGTGCACTGGCTGAGCCGGATACCGACCCCGATTCCCGACCACGTGCAAATCTCCTACAGCTGTGACGAGCAGGCGCGCCGCGCGTACGCCCGCCAGGCCGCCGAGGACTGGCACGAGTTCGTCGCGTTCCGCGGCCGCGAGTTGGCGCCAGGCGGTCGGCTGGTGGTGTTGACCGTCGGCCTCGAGCCCGATGGCGGCTCGGGGTTCCGGGCGGCGTTCGACGCGATCGTGACGGTGTTGCGAGAGTTGGTCGATGACGGCCTGGTCACCGGCGACGAGACCCGGCGGATGTCGATTCCGTCAATGGGCCGCGACGAGAAGGACTTCCGTGCGCCGTTCGCGCCCTCGGGGCGTTTCGAAGGCCTCTCGATCGAGCACCTGGAGATGTTCAACGCCGAGGACCGGTTCTGGTCGCAGTACCGCACCGACAAGGACGCGCGGGCATTCGGCGCGAAGTGGGCTGGGTTCCTTCGTGCCTCGATCTTCCCCACCCTGGCCGCGGCGCTGGACGGCGGCGTCACCGATTCGCGGGCAACCGAATTCGTCGAGCGCCTAGAAGCCGGGGTCGCCGCTCACCTGGCCGCCGAACCCGAGCAGATGTCGATCCCGCTGGCCAAACTCGTCCTGGCCAAGCGGGATACGTCAACCTGACGTGCTGAGCTGCGGAAAGAACTGCGGCAGTCCGGGAATCGTCGGGATGGGCGGAATGGCCGGAATGGTCGGGATCACCGGCGGCGGCTGAGTCGGTGGTGGCGGCGCGGTGACGGTGGCCGTCTCGGTGACCGGTGGCGGCGTCGACACCGTGGTGGTGACGACAGTCGTGGTCGCGGTCTCGGTCACCGGCGGTGGCGGTGGTGGCGGCGGCGCCTCGGTCGTCACCGGAGGTGCCTGCACCACCCGGGTCTGGACCACCGGAGCGGGCGCCGGAGCGGGCGCCGGGTCCGGTGCCTGCACCACGGTCCGCAGCGGCGGCTGCTCGACCGGTGCCGCGAGTTGCGCCGGCGTTGGCGACTCCGCTGGTGGCGCGGTGGTGACACTCGGGGTCGGCTGTGCCGGCGCGGCGGCGCTGCTGTCGTTGCGCAGCGCAACCGTCGTGGCGGCACCGGCCATCGCGATCACCAGCAGGGCCGCCGCCACCACCGGCAGCGGTCGCCGGTACCACGGCTGTGCGACCTCGACCGCTTCGGCGGGACCGTGTTCGAAGTCGATCTGCGGACGGACGACGACAGCCGGCACGACAGCCGGCTCTGCCACCGGCAACCGGACCTCTGGCACGTCAGGAGCCGCAGACCAGGCCAGCGCCGCCCCGGTCTGCGGCGCCGGCGCCGCGACCGGTACCACCGGTGCAGCGGCCAGTGCGGTGGGACTGTCGTCAGCCGGACCGCGGGCAGCCCGCAGCGCGGCGCCGATCGCCGGGATGAGCGCCGGACGTGGCACGGTGACGACGGGCACCCGCAGGTGTTCGGAGAGCGTCGTGGTGATCACCGGGGTTGCCGCGCCGCCGCCGATCGAGGCGACGGCCACCAGATCGGCGGGCCGGACCCCAACGCGCTCGAGCAGCTGGTGCACCGCGGCCACCAGGTCGGCCAGCGGACGGCGCACCACGTCATCGAGTTCGGTGCGGGTGAGCCGCACGTCGCCGACAAAGCCCGGCAGGTCGGCGGGCAACGCCGTGACCGAGACCGTCGAGAGGCGTTCTTTTGCGGCCCGGCAGTCGGCCCGTAACCGGCTCAGCGATCCGAAGGCCGATGTGCCGGTGACATCGAGCGTCCGGCCGGCCGACAGTTCGGCGAGCACGTGGGCCAGCACGCCCTGGTCCACCAGGTCCCCCGAGAAGTCCAGATGCCGAAGCGGCGCCTCGATGGGCCGGTAACCCGCCGAGGCATCGAGCAGGGCGACCGAGGTGCCGCTGCCGCCGAAGTCGCACAATGCGACGATGCCGCGGGTCGGCAGCCCGGGATCGGCCTGCAGGGCGGTCGCCGCCGCGGCCGCATCGGGCATCAGCAGTGGTGGGCCTGCTGACCATTCCGGGATGCGGCCGACGGCGCGGCGCAGGGCCTCGACGGCCCGGGTTCCCCAATGTGCGGGATAGGTGATGGCGGCGGCCCCGGGCAGCGGCCGTCCGGCGGTCGCCTCGTAGGCCAGTGCGCGCAGGGCCTCAGCCAGCAACCTGTCCGCCGGATGCGCCGACCCGTCGGGCGCGACGATACCCACCGGATCCCCGACCCGGTCGACGAAGTCGGTGATCGTCACGCCGGAGAGCGTGAGAACCGGCTTGCGCGTGACACTTCGGTCCGGGGTCACCGCGGCCAGGGTGGTTGCACCGACCGACAGGCCGATGGCCGGTTTCGTGTGGTCAGTCATCACCGAAAATGTCGGTGTGACCGCCGCGGACGTTACTCAGCGAATGGTGCCGCGGCCCGGGATCAGGGGCAGATCCAG
Encoded here:
- a CDS encoding SHOCT domain-containing protein translates to MKGTWSVSRIMAVCGIITMLVGGIGFIIVMALNAFVLDEFDAYGEVPIPGSGQVELPAGEVQISFHTSVTGSTSGSFPVPALKLSIIPPDGAADPVLTESRSGTTTVNSDTHLRIWTAQVPVAGVYGIRTGGDVNGYINPRLAFGHESDYDYLHWVFAAIFGVGLLDVLLSRVFKRMRGGGSPGVGLQDLPTALAPVDPFTPTDQGVRLEQLKTIAALRDSGALTEAEFEAEKRRILKG
- a CDS encoding TetR family transcriptional regulator, which encodes MAVTSTFQRARRPEQLAARRTAILAAAREALAAGGVDEVTLRDISERVGLAKSNVLRYFESREAIFLEVLDEECRSWLVDLEQRLGRPRTRKPDYANEIRVADVIADSLVQRAMLCELLGAMAGVLERNISVEFARDFKVRAVQTIAELSGVVGRQLPWLAEEFVGFLGEGILSLVAGTYPFSVPTEPVRQAVQELGLPDPACRFADGLRAGLRTWLIGAAAQSPA
- a CDS encoding SDR family oxidoreductase; translated protein: MADLSLTVPDLSGKLAVVTGANSGLGLGVTKRFAAAGAEVIMAIRNHAKGEAAAAEIRAAVPAAKLTLKNIDLSSLASVAALGVELNAEGRPIDILVNNAGVMQPPERDTTSDGFELQFGANHLGHFALTAHVLPLLRAAQSARVVSLSSLAARLGGINFDDPNFERSYSANAAYSQSKSATLMFAIELDRLSRQHGWGVMSNAAHPGLCKTNLQISGPSHGRDKPTAIARFYQFSWRYMPFMWQEVDEGIIPTLYAAVDPNAQGGKFYGPTGFMEMVGGGAKEGKILPRATDAEGCRRLWQISEKLTGVSYPNN
- a CDS encoding DUF1049 domain-containing protein, giving the protein MSPDETKPSGGAVQRFALRYWLAILLVALAAVFIGQNRDRQQVHVLWITVESPMWLLLTAMLVVGVVVGLLLHRRRRA
- a CDS encoding SAM-dependent methyltransferase; this translates as MDSATYTASSRLQAAGLRSAIELFEQAARTVPLPRAPQPIAIADYGAANGFNSLLPICAAIAIVRQRTRADHAILVAHTDVPDNDFTALFATLADDQDSYLKRDSATFASAVGRSFYAQILPSDSIALGWSSWAVHWLSRIPTPIPDHVQISYSCDEQARRAYARQAAEDWHEFVAFRGRELAPGGRLVVLTVGLEPDGGSGFRAAFDAIVTVLRELVDDGLVTGDETRRMSIPSMGRDEKDFRAPFAPSGRFEGLSIEHLEMFNAEDRFWSQYRTDKDARAFGAKWAGFLRASIFPTLAAALDGGVTDSRATEFVERLEAGVAAHLAAEPEQMSIPLAKLVLAKRDTST
- a CDS encoding Hsp70 family protein — translated: MTDHTKPAIGLSVGATTLAAVTPDRSVTRKPVLTLSGVTITDFVDRVGDPVGIVAPDGSAHPADRLLAEALRALAYEATAGRPLPGAAAITYPAHWGTRAVEALRRAVGRIPEWSAGPPLLMPDAAAAATALQADPGLPTRGIVALCDFGGSGTSVALLDASAGYRPIEAPLRHLDFSGDLVDQGVLAHVLAELSAGRTLDVTGTSAFGSLSRLRADCRAAKERLSTVSVTALPADLPGFVGDVRLTRTELDDVVRRPLADLVAAVHQLLERVGVRPADLVAVASIGGGAATPVITTTLSEHLRVPVVTVPRPALIPAIGAALRAARGPADDSPTALAAAPVVPVAAPAPQTGAALAWSAAPDVPEVRLPVAEPAVVPAVVVRPQIDFEHGPAEAVEVAQPWYRRPLPVVAAALLVIAMAGAATTVALRNDSSAAAPAQPTPSVTTAPPAESPTPAQLAAPVEQPPLRTVVQAPDPAPAPAPAPVVQTRVVQAPPVTTEAPPPPPPPPVTETATTTVVTTTVSTPPPVTETATVTAPPPPTQPPPVIPTIPAIPPIPTIPGLPQFFPQLSTSG